From one Gracilinanus agilis isolate LMUSP501 chromosome 5, AgileGrace, whole genome shotgun sequence genomic stretch:
- the LOC123249152 gene encoding olfactory receptor 6C2-like produces the protein MKNHTAVTVFILRGLTDDQQLQVLLFIFLFFNYLLSLTGNLTIITLTLVDPHLKTPMYFFLRNFSFLEVSLTTSCIPRYLYSLSTGDKMISYNACVTQVFFVIFLGAAEFFLLATMSYDRYVAICKPLHYTTIMNSKVSNQLLLSSWLAGLMIILPPLGMGLELEFCDPIIDHFSCDAFPMLEISCTDTQLIEGVVLIDAILTLIITLFLVVLSYGSILRTILRFPSAQQRKKAFSTCSSHIIVVSISYGSCIFMYVKPSGNEQVDLNKVVSLLMASVAPVMNPFIYALRNKQVIQAFKNSVKKITIFTKQ, from the coding sequence ATGAAAAATCACACAGCAGTAACTGTATTCATCTTGCGAGGACTGACAGATGACCAACAACTGCaggttttgctttttatctttctgtttttcaaCTACTTGTTGAGTCTAACTGGGAACCTGACCATCATCACCCTCACCTTGGTGGATCCCCACCTGAAAACTcccatgtatttttttctccGAAACTTTTCCTTCTTAGAAGTCTCACTCACAACTTCCTGTATTCCTAGATACCTCTATAGCCTGTCAACTGGAGATAAAATGATTTCTTATAATGCCTGTGTCACACAagtattttttgtcatctttcttGGGGCAGCAGAATTCTTTCTTCTGGCCACCATGTCTTATGATCGCTATGTGGCCATCTGTAAACCTCTCCATTACACAACTATCATGAACAGCAAAGTCTCTAACCAGCTCCTGCTGAGTTCTTGGCTAGCTGGATTGATGATCATACTCCCACCTCTTGGCATGGGTCTTGAGTTGGAATTCTGTGACCCCATTATTGACCATTTTTCCTGTGATGCATTCCCTATGCTAGAGATTTCATGCACAGACACACAGTTGATAGAGGGAGTGGTTTTAATTGATGCAATATTGACACTCATCATCACCTTATTCTTAGTGGTTCTATCTTATGGCTCTATACTCAGGACTATTCTAAgattcccctctgcccagcaaagGAAAAAAGCTTTTTCCACTTGTTCCTCCCACATAATTGTTGTCTCCATCTCTTATGGCAGTTGTATCTTCATGTATGTCAAACCTTCTGGAAATGAACAAGTAGATTTGAACAAGGTAGTGTCATTACTCATGGCTTCTGTTGCCCCTGTGATGAACCCCTTTATTTATGCCTTAAGGAACAAACAAGTTATACAAGCCTTTAAGAACTCAGTTAAAAAGATTACAATTTTCACAAAGCAATAA